A genomic segment from Gilvibacter sp. SZ-19 encodes:
- a CDS encoding ABC transporter permease, whose amino-acid sequence MIGYVLAKLGYGLLTLFGVVTVIFLLFTLLPDPAQMMLGQNESAEQLAIVKKKYGFDKPIGTQYLYYLNDLSPLSFHATNTDNYTYLSPGKYSATELFTVGETQVVVKAPYLRESFQKTGKPVTQVIGETLPNTVVLAVSAISLAMLLGGVLGVVSAWYKDQWVDKLIQIISTLGMSLPSFFSAIIFAWLFGFLWHEITGLNMTGSLYEVDDFGEGISIQWKNLILPAIVLGIRPLAVVTQLMRNSLLEVLQQEYIRTAKAKGMSTLRLLWRHALKNALNPVITAVSGWFASMLAGAVFVEFIFGWNGLGKEIVDALNTLDLPIIMGAVLVIALLFIIINIMVDVIYGWLDPKIRLE is encoded by the coding sequence GTGATAGGTTACGTATTGGCAAAACTCGGTTATGGACTGCTCACACTATTTGGTGTGGTCACCGTGATCTTTTTGCTCTTTACACTCCTGCCAGATCCGGCGCAAATGATGCTAGGTCAAAACGAAAGTGCCGAACAATTAGCTATTGTTAAGAAGAAGTACGGTTTTGACAAGCCTATCGGCACACAATACCTATATTATCTCAACGATCTTTCACCGCTTTCCTTTCATGCTACCAATACAGATAACTATACCTATTTAAGCCCAGGGAAGTACTCCGCCACCGAACTCTTTACTGTAGGGGAAACCCAAGTGGTCGTAAAAGCCCCCTATTTAAGAGAGAGCTTTCAAAAGACAGGCAAGCCCGTAACTCAAGTTATAGGCGAAACCTTACCCAACACTGTGGTTTTAGCCGTTTCGGCGATAAGTTTGGCCATGCTTTTAGGTGGTGTCTTAGGCGTGGTTTCGGCCTGGTACAAAGACCAGTGGGTCGATAAGTTGATTCAGATCATAAGTACTTTAGGCATGAGTTTGCCTTCTTTTTTTAGTGCGATCATCTTTGCTTGGCTCTTTGGATTTTTATGGCACGAGATCACTGGTTTGAACATGACCGGTAGTCTTTATGAAGTAGATGACTTTGGCGAAGGCATAAGCATCCAGTGGAAGAATTTGATCTTACCGGCTATAGTCTTGGGGATACGTCCTTTGGCTGTGGTGACCCAATTGATGCGCAACAGCCTTTTGGAGGTCTTGCAACAAGAATATATCAGAACTGCCAAAGCAAAGGGGATGAGCACCCTGCGTTTGCTCTGGCGTCATGCACTAAAGAATGCGCTGAACCCGGTGATTACCGCCGTATCTGGTTGGTTTGCATCTATGCTGGCAGGAGCGGTCTTTGTGGAGTTCATTTTTGGATGGAATGGTTTGGGAAAAGAGATCGTAGATGCGCTGAATACCTTAGATTTGCCAATAATAATGGGAGCTGTCTTGGTGATAGCTCTCCTCTTTATAATAATTAATATCATGGTCGATGTGATCTACGGATGGCTCGACCCAAAAATACGACTGGAATGA
- the tpiA gene encoding triose-phosphate isomerase, with the protein MRRPLVAGNWKMNCDKQESAALIAALKNEQLKDGVEVMVAPTFVNLAAAVDQTASSKISVAAQNMNQHASGAYTGEISGAMLKSVGVDTVILGHSERRAYFGEDEALLAEKVKAALAVGLQVIFCFGEVIEDRRAGKHFDVVAAQLKGALYDLEESAYEQIVLAYEPVWAIGTGETATPEQAQEMHAYIRSNMAARYNDNLAQNVTILYGGSVKPNNAAEIFGQPDVDGGLIGGASLKADSFTAIVNAFPV; encoded by the coding sequence ATGAGAAGACCTTTAGTTGCCGGAAACTGGAAAATGAATTGTGACAAGCAGGAGTCTGCGGCCTTGATCGCCGCCCTAAAGAACGAACAACTCAAAGATGGAGTAGAAGTAATGGTTGCTCCAACCTTTGTGAATCTAGCTGCTGCAGTAGATCAGACTGCTAGTTCAAAGATCAGTGTTGCTGCTCAGAACATGAATCAGCATGCGAGTGGCGCCTATACAGGAGAGATCTCTGGAGCCATGTTAAAAAGCGTGGGTGTAGATACCGTTATATTAGGTCACAGCGAACGGCGCGCCTATTTTGGCGAAGACGAGGCCTTATTGGCAGAAAAGGTAAAAGCGGCCTTAGCTGTTGGTTTACAAGTTATTTTTTGCTTCGGAGAAGTGATAGAAGATCGCCGTGCCGGTAAACATTTCGATGTCGTCGCTGCCCAATTAAAAGGAGCGCTTTACGATCTTGAGGAGTCTGCCTATGAGCAGATCGTGTTGGCTTATGAGCCTGTTTGGGCCATTGGAACAGGCGAGACTGCAACACCAGAGCAAGCTCAGGAAATGCATGCTTACATCCGCAGTAATATGGCTGCTCGTTACAACGATAATTTGGCGCAAAATGTGACCATTCTTTACGGAGGTAGTGTAAAGCCTAACAATGCTGCAGAGATCTTTGGACAACCAGATGTAGACGGCGGTCTAATTGGAGGTGCCTCTTTAAAGGCCGATAGCTTTACCGCTATAGTCAATGCTTTCCCGGTATAA
- the prmA gene encoding 50S ribosomal protein L11 methyltransferase, translating into MIYIEYIFTLDPVQPFTEILIAELGGVGFESFVETEDGVKAYIQKEDWHPQLLEDIFILNSEEVQISFTQAEIQQQNWNATWEQNFNPIVVDDRCTVKAPFHTDTPETDYTIIIEPKMSFGTGHHATTHMILSFLLEDEVAGQAVLDMGCGTSVLAIMAAMRGATYVEAIDIDAWCYENSLENIDRNGQPHIVVKQGDASILGDRQFDTIIANINRNILLSDLQTYVKVLKQGGTIYLSGYLEADREILEAACTKLGGTPVKYKSRDGWIAAKFVF; encoded by the coding sequence ATGATCTATATCGAGTACATTTTTACCCTAGATCCGGTTCAACCCTTTACCGAGATCCTTATTGCCGAACTCGGGGGAGTTGGGTTCGAGAGTTTTGTGGAAACTGAAGATGGGGTCAAGGCCTATATTCAAAAGGAAGATTGGCATCCGCAGTTACTAGAAGACATCTTTATCTTAAATTCTGAGGAGGTTCAGATAAGCTTTACTCAAGCAGAAATTCAGCAACAAAACTGGAATGCCACCTGGGAGCAGAATTTTAATCCCATTGTTGTAGACGATCGCTGCACGGTAAAAGCACCTTTCCATACAGACACGCCAGAAACCGACTATACTATTATCATAGAACCCAAGATGTCATTTGGCACTGGGCATCATGCTACCACACATATGATCCTGAGTTTTCTCTTAGAAGATGAGGTTGCAGGGCAAGCCGTGCTAGATATGGGGTGTGGGACTTCTGTTCTAGCCATTATGGCTGCCATGCGCGGAGCCACCTATGTGGAGGCCATCGATATAGATGCGTGGTGTTACGAGAACTCCTTGGAGAATATTGATCGCAACGGCCAGCCTCATATTGTGGTAAAACAAGGAGATGCCAGTATTTTGGGAGATCGGCAATTCGATACCATTATAGCGAACATCAACAGAAATATTTTATTGTCAGACCTGCAAACCTATGTTAAGGTGTTGAAGCAAGGGGGGACCATCTACCTGAGTGGGTATCTAGAAGCCGATCGTGAAATTTTAGAAGCGGCTTGTACCAAACTGGGGGGAACTCCCGTTAAATATAAAAGTCGCGACGGTTGGATTGCGGCCAAATTTGTATTTTAG
- a CDS encoding ATP-dependent Clp protease adaptor ClpS yields the protein MSGQEKYQEELDVDVLEQRENEIIQYNDDVNTFDHVISCLIATCDHTPEQAEQCSLIVHYKGKCTVKTGPYEDLKPRCTKLLNAGLSAEIV from the coding sequence ATGAGTGGACAAGAGAAATATCAAGAAGAATTAGATGTCGATGTACTGGAGCAGCGTGAGAACGAGATCATCCAGTACAATGACGACGTGAACACCTTTGATCACGTGATCTCTTGTTTAATTGCCACCTGTGACCACACACCAGAACAGGCAGAACAGTGTTCCTTAATTGTGCATTATAAAGGAAAGTGTACCGTGAAGACCGGACCCTACGAAGACCTCAAACCCAGATGCACAAAATTGCTCAATGCAGGCCTTAGTGCCGAAATTGTGTAA
- a CDS encoding M57 family metalloprotease, whose amino-acid sequence MAALVFSACSEDAETEAQIEEANLVKPVPQKVVEQVQDLGLNHNFIRYDEFFFPDGSSEERLFIEEDIVMTEKQLAEMAASLDADPLAKQYRTSNLVQQGRNITIIGYTGGGGYGLSSRARTALQWAVNNYNRLSGVSISFTLTFGTNYGDKDMVVYNNPTQSGAGGSAGFPSSGLPYKWVQIYGLDGYSTNVNEHVITHEVGHSVGFRHTDYFSRQSCGQNVNEGSAGVGAIHVAGTPTGYDSTSVMLACFSASEDGEFNANDITALRNMY is encoded by the coding sequence ATGGCAGCACTCGTATTTTCTGCTTGTTCAGAAGATGCAGAAACCGAAGCCCAAATTGAAGAAGCCAACCTGGTAAAACCAGTACCTCAAAAGGTAGTGGAGCAGGTTCAAGATTTGGGATTGAACCACAATTTTATTCGTTACGATGAATTCTTCTTCCCAGACGGAAGCAGTGAGGAGCGTCTCTTCATTGAAGAAGACATTGTAATGACAGAGAAGCAACTAGCAGAGATGGCTGCTAGCTTAGATGCAGACCCTCTGGCAAAGCAGTACCGTACTTCTAATTTGGTACAGCAAGGCCGAAACATCACTATCATCGGTTATACCGGTGGCGGAGGTTATGGTCTTTCTAGCCGTGCCAGAACTGCTTTACAATGGGCTGTTAACAATTATAACCGCTTGAGTGGAGTTTCTATTAGCTTCACGCTGACCTTTGGAACCAACTATGGTGACAAAGACATGGTGGTTTACAACAATCCTACTCAGTCTGGAGCCGGTGGAAGCGCTGGTTTCCCAAGTTCAGGGCTACCGTACAAGTGGGTGCAGATCTACGGACTTGATGGGTATTCAACCAATGTGAACGAACACGTGATCACTCACGAAGTTGGTCACTCTGTTGGTTTTAGACACACAGACTACTTTAGCAGACAAAGTTGTGGGCAAAACGTAAACGAAGGGTCAGCTGGTGTAGGTGCAATTCATGTTGCAGGTACACCTACCGGTTATGATTCTACTTCTGTGATGTTGGCTTGTTTCAGCGCTAGCGAGGACGGAGAGTTCAATGCTAATGATATTACAGCCTTGCGTAATATGTACTAA
- a CDS encoding (4Fe-4S)-binding protein → MSNEVRKEYSNGEITVIWKPKLCIHAKECVSRLPEVYDPEKRPWIQPENPSAAALKEQIDACPSGALSYKMEGEAAPEAQSMETKVEVLENGPLLVYGTLKVTDAAGATETKNRTTAFCRCGQSQNKPYCDGAHVEADFRG, encoded by the coding sequence ATGAGTAACGAAGTCCGCAAAGAATATTCCAACGGAGAGATCACTGTGATCTGGAAACCCAAACTCTGTATTCACGCCAAAGAATGCGTGAGCCGTCTGCCTGAAGTTTACGATCCGGAGAAACGTCCGTGGATACAGCCGGAAAACCCTTCCGCAGCTGCCTTAAAAGAACAGATAGACGCTTGTCCGTCTGGGGCTTTAAGCTATAAGATGGAAGGCGAAGCCGCTCCAGAAGCACAAAGCATGGAAACCAAAGTAGAAGTATTGGAGAACGGTCCGCTTTTGGTTTACGGAACCTTAAAGGTCACCGATGCTGCAGGAGCTACCGAAACCAAAAACAGAACCACGGCCTTTTGTCGCTGTGGTCAATCGCAGAACAAACCCTATTGCGATGGGGCTCATGTGGAGGCCGATTTTAGAGGTTAA
- a CDS encoding NmrA family NAD(P)-binding protein, whose product MKNQFLILGGTGKTGSRIAKRLQERGELVRLGSRSANPAFNWEDTSNWAHVLHGITHLYITYQPDLAVPGAFEAVSELVAQAKVAGVQKIVLLSGKGETEAQRCEHLIKDSGIDYTIIQCNWFSQNWSESFLMEPVLAGHVALPMSTYKIPFVDADDIADVAVEVFLNPAHNGLTYELTGPKSYTFREAVATIAEASGRSIGFTPVSIADYKAVMQQMGLGDDYVWLITYLFTEVIGNPDNSIITNDIEKIIGRPAKDFQQYANEMASSGVWSLSEKAV is encoded by the coding sequence ATGAAAAATCAATTTTTAATTCTAGGAGGAACAGGTAAAACAGGAAGTAGAATAGCAAAGCGTTTACAAGAACGCGGGGAGCTTGTTCGCCTTGGTTCCAGAAGTGCAAATCCGGCCTTTAATTGGGAAGATACTAGCAACTGGGCCCATGTACTTCACGGCATTACCCACTTGTATATCACTTATCAGCCCGATCTTGCGGTACCAGGAGCCTTTGAGGCCGTGAGCGAGCTGGTAGCTCAGGCAAAAGTTGCTGGGGTTCAGAAGATAGTGTTACTCTCTGGCAAAGGGGAAACAGAAGCACAGCGCTGTGAGCACCTAATAAAGGATTCTGGAATCGACTACACCATCATTCAATGTAATTGGTTCAGTCAAAACTGGAGCGAAAGCTTCTTAATGGAACCTGTATTGGCCGGTCATGTCGCCCTGCCGATGTCTACCTATAAGATTCCCTTTGTAGATGCCGATGATATTGCCGATGTGGCAGTAGAAGTATTCTTAAACCCAGCCCATAACGGATTAACTTACGAACTAACAGGGCCTAAGAGCTACACGTTTAGAGAAGCCGTTGCAACTATAGCAGAGGCAAGTGGGAGATCCATTGGATTCACTCCTGTGAGTATAGCAGACTATAAGGCCGTTATGCAGCAAATGGGCTTGGGCGATGATTACGTTTGGCTCATCACCTATTTGTTCACGGAGGTAATTGGAAACCCAGACAATTCCATAATTACCAACGACATAGAAAAGATCATCGGACGCCCAGCCAAAGACTTTCAACAATACGCCAATGAAATGGCTTCAAGTGGGGTTTGGAGTCTGAGTGAAAAGGCAGTTTAA
- a CDS encoding DUF1772 domain-containing protein codes for MLQLTNINLAVTIVLTGLTAGLCFTWGNAVTPGIGQLSDKGFLEAFQQMNRSIINPSFALVFFGPLFGHLLNVYLQRSTLDLSFWLFTLAALLYLGGLVCITIFKNIPLNEILDAADLTTATVAELQDLRKTFEKPWNMWHNLRTLSSTAAFLLTVLGALIK; via the coding sequence ATGTTACAGCTCACCAACATCAATTTAGCAGTTACCATTGTACTAACCGGACTCACTGCAGGGCTCTGTTTTACTTGGGGCAATGCAGTGACCCCAGGAATTGGCCAACTCAGCGACAAAGGCTTTTTGGAAGCTTTTCAGCAAATGAACCGGTCCATAATCAACCCGAGTTTCGCTCTGGTTTTCTTCGGACCCTTGTTTGGTCACTTACTGAACGTATATCTGCAACGAAGCACCCTAGATCTAAGCTTTTGGCTTTTTACTCTGGCAGCGCTCTTATACCTAGGCGGTCTGGTCTGTATTACCATTTTCAAGAACATCCCGCTCAATGAGATATTAGATGCTGCCGATCTAACCACAGCCACCGTCGCAGAACTGCAAGACCTTAGAAAAACCTTTGAAAAGCCATGGAATATGTGGCACAATCTGCGCACCCTGAGCAGTACAGCAGCTTTTCTGCTGACCGTATTAGGGGCACTTATCAAATAA
- a CDS encoding DUF5367 family protein gives MKTIRAISIGLTIWCLGVASFVLAYGLPIIDNQVLQANVALVLIIIPLVWAGSHFYYKKDRSTNGLLLGTFFFLISAGLDALITVPFLILPQGGSYTSFYSDPWFWLIGLLMVGVSSFYFQAKIRSKSPINL, from the coding sequence ATGAAAACTATTAGAGCTATAAGTATTGGACTCACTATTTGGTGCCTGGGCGTAGCTAGCTTTGTTCTGGCCTACGGCTTACCTATAATTGACAATCAGGTCCTACAAGCCAATGTGGCTTTAGTCCTTATCATTATTCCTTTGGTTTGGGCAGGAAGTCACTTCTACTACAAAAAGGACCGCAGCACAAACGGTTTGCTATTGGGAACTTTCTTCTTTCTGATAAGCGCCGGGCTAGATGCTTTGATCACAGTACCCTTTCTCATTTTGCCACAAGGCGGCAGTTACACCAGCTTTTACAGCGACCCTTGGTTTTGGCTGATAGGACTGCTTATGGTAGGCGTATCGAGCTTTTACTTTCAGGCCAAAATCCGCAGTAAATCACCAATCAATCTATAA
- a CDS encoding helix-turn-helix transcriptional regulator, whose protein sequence is MNRDTIDINDFTVLVEINKSAEDVIDACRFDEPVVAVAFYGSGNVSLSMEWNDQVMQYQGTQGLALSFYADENVNCVHRVSADKPLECIVVATALRKLNELPNEEGEIFSEMLNELVNPSDNYVEGPQFFMSPAMQQIVDSIFANTFTGKTKMMFFRSQITVLLSHFFGQLAESYQQKNKPEETDKLQKAKQILTNNLDNPPSLTELAKSIGINSTKLKKDFKAVFGVPVFKYLQNERLATAHDLIRLQNATVQEAAWQVGYDSLSSFSNAFAKKFGYRPSQVK, encoded by the coding sequence ATGAATCGAGATACCATAGATATAAACGACTTTACAGTTCTTGTAGAGATCAACAAATCAGCAGAAGACGTAATAGACGCTTGCCGCTTTGATGAGCCTGTTGTGGCTGTGGCATTTTACGGTTCCGGGAATGTAAGCCTTAGTATGGAATGGAATGATCAAGTGATGCAATACCAAGGAACCCAAGGCTTGGCACTTTCTTTTTATGCGGATGAAAATGTGAATTGTGTACACAGGGTATCTGCCGATAAACCTTTGGAGTGTATAGTGGTGGCCACAGCACTGCGCAAACTGAATGAATTGCCAAATGAAGAAGGGGAGATCTTTTCGGAGATGCTCAACGAACTGGTAAATCCCAGTGATAATTATGTAGAGGGGCCCCAATTCTTTATGAGTCCTGCCATGCAGCAAATAGTCGATTCTATTTTTGCCAACACCTTTACAGGCAAGACCAAAATGATGTTCTTTAGATCTCAGATCACTGTCCTGCTATCTCATTTCTTTGGCCAACTGGCAGAATCCTATCAGCAAAAGAACAAACCGGAAGAAACCGACAAGCTGCAAAAAGCCAAACAAATTCTAACGAATAACTTAGACAATCCTCCTTCTTTGACAGAACTGGCCAAAAGCATTGGGATCAATTCTACAAAGCTCAAGAAAGATTTTAAAGCTGTATTTGGAGTCCCTGTTTTCAAATATCTACAAAACGAAAGGCTCGCAACTGCCCACGACTTGATACGCTTGCAAAATGCTACGGTTCAGGAGGCAGCCTGGCAGGTAGGCTACGACAGTCTCAGTTCATTCTCGAACGCATTTGCCAAAAAATTTGGCTACAGGCCTAGTCAGGTGAAGTAG
- a CDS encoding mechanosensitive ion channel family protein, whose product MAFQELESANQVTDKLSGWWETFVDNLPNLGVALAVLIVSFLVSKLVYRAVLKLIYKRINQTSVTQLIARTASTVVVLGGLILALVSLNLGKALTAMLSAAGVSGLVIGLALQGTLSNLISGIVLSFRKNISIGDWIESNGYAGEVTDINLNYFVMREADNNIVVLPNRKIMENPFKNFSKTTEMRITLNCGVGYESDLERVQAITKKTIAAHFDQEELERELEFYYTEFGDSSINFISRFWIKGANGLDKLRAKSKAIIELKKAFDKEGINIPFPIRTLQFDNALPLSQKPEKAFSEN is encoded by the coding sequence ATGGCATTTCAAGAATTAGAATCAGCAAATCAAGTAACCGATAAACTGTCCGGCTGGTGGGAGACCTTTGTAGATAATCTTCCCAACCTAGGAGTAGCCCTAGCAGTACTGATAGTGTCTTTTCTGGTATCCAAATTGGTTTACCGCGCAGTTTTAAAACTGATCTACAAGCGAATCAACCAAACCAGTGTTACCCAACTCATTGCACGTACCGCATCAACCGTGGTGGTACTCGGAGGATTGATCCTCGCCTTGGTTTCCTTAAATTTAGGGAAAGCCCTAACAGCCATGCTATCGGCCGCCGGTGTATCCGGATTGGTAATTGGTTTGGCGCTACAAGGAACACTCTCTAACCTGATCTCAGGTATCGTGTTATCCTTTAGAAAGAATATTAGCATAGGTGATTGGATAGAGTCCAACGGCTACGCAGGCGAAGTAACCGACATCAATCTCAACTATTTTGTGATGCGCGAGGCAGACAATAACATAGTAGTATTGCCTAACCGTAAGATCATGGAGAATCCCTTTAAGAATTTCTCTAAAACCACAGAGATGCGTATTACCTTGAATTGCGGTGTAGGATACGAATCGGATCTTGAAAGAGTACAAGCGATCACAAAAAAAACTATCGCAGCGCATTTTGACCAGGAAGAACTGGAGCGCGAATTGGAATTCTATTATACCGAATTTGGAGACAGTTCTATCAACTTTATCAGTCGTTTCTGGATCAAAGGTGCCAATGGCTTAGACAAACTTAGAGCAAAGAGTAAGGCGATCATCGAACTCAAAAAGGCGTTCGATAAGGAAGGAATTAATATTCCGTTCCCCATACGAACCCTGCAATTCGACAATGCATTGCCGCTCAGCCAAAAACCCGAAAAAGCCTTTTCAGAGAACTAG
- a CDS encoding Dps family protein, with protein MNYLNMNDEKLLPVVIELNTLLAEYHIYYQKLRNYHWNILGKNFFDLHDKFEELYGQARIRIDEIAERILTLRYHPVSKYSDYLRISKLEESESIKTDREMVISILNDHRMLLAQMRTVMLHAENAKDEGTLDMLGAYIRDMEKASWMLNAWSKRNEETLATSLIEEA; from the coding sequence CAACACCCTACTGGCAGAATATCACATCTACTACCAAAAATTAAGAAACTACCATTGGAACATTCTCGGAAAGAATTTTTTCGACCTGCACGACAAGTTCGAAGAATTGTACGGGCAAGCGCGAATCCGCATTGATGAGATCGCAGAGCGCATCTTGACCTTGCGTTATCACCCAGTAAGTAAATACAGTGATTACTTGAGAATTTCCAAATTAGAAGAATCGGAAAGCATTAAGACCGATCGCGAAATGGTGATCAGTATCTTGAACGACCATAGAATGCTACTGGCACAAATGCGAACTGTCATGTTGCATGCAGAAAATGCAAAAGATGAAGGAACCTTGGATATGCTAGGGGCCTACATAAGAGACATGGAGAAAGCAAGTTGGATGCTCAACGCTTGGTCTAAACGTAACGAAGAGACCTTGGCTACGAGTCTAATCGAGGAGGCATAA